The segment TGGATCCAGTTTAAAATCAGTTATGGCACTGAACAGAACAATCAGACGTCAGCGCTGAGAGATTTGTGCAAGGAGACTTTAGAAGCTCTTTCAGGTACAAAGGTTCTGTGCTTCTGTTAACTCTGCTTTTCACAAGTTCTCATCAAACTTCTTCGAATAACTGAAGTAACTTTCCCTTACAGAGAAATGGTCCAAGAAGCTGAAAGAAGAGGATGTGATGATTGACAAAATTCACGAGTATAACAATGGTACAGTTATTTATTGTGTCCAACCTTTATAAAATTAACTTAATACAGCTAAATAGTATGTTTAACTTCACATTTAAAAAGGTGTGTAATAACATCAGAATGAAGACAGAATTAAACCCAAACATAAAGGGTTGGCTACAATATAAATCTACAATGTAAATTTCAAGTCAAAAGCAATTTGATGAAAAACTTCCTTGATGATGCAAAAGTATAAGTTTTCTGCATAGAGCATAAGTATTTAAAACAATAGAGTATCAGACTTTTCTGATTGCAGTacgaaaataaattaaattgctTAGTAAAGCTAAGTATTGTGAAGTTATGTCTTTTCCCTATTAGTGAGAGAATAGTGTCAGCTCATCAGTCTAGGATTAACTTGGCTGAATTTTGCAAACTTCAGAATACCAGGTAAAAATAATTGCAACTCTCCTATCAGTCAGTGTTCCCATTCTTGTCTTTCCGTCATTATCTGTGGGCAGGAGCCATCATCATCATGCTCTGAAGATGTATATAGTGCTGGCACCAGAAACAAATTTCATCTCATTAAAGTGTCAGAGCCGCTCCATAGCTGTTCTGGTGCTTTAATGTATCAGAGCTTCTGATACATCAGCATCTTTGTAGCTTCTCTCAAGAACAACTGTCACTTTAAGTTTTCCTTTGGTGCTCTTGATATAATTAAGCTGACTTCTCTCTGCAGCTATGGTAGCATGCGTTCCACTGTgttttattaatataaataatttcaaGCTACTTAAGTTTTATATAGCAGGGACATACTTAATCAATTGTATATGTTCATATTTTCTTGCCTCCTTTCAGAGATTCTCCAGCAGAGCAAATATGTAGCAGAAAAGGAAGAGGAGTtgacagaaataaaatcaaagctAAGTCAAGaacaagagcagcagaagaacTTGACTGACAGCATCCAAGAGCTTAAAGAAGAGTTgatgaagaaaatggaaagtAAGTAAGAAAAGGATAATAAGTAAATTTTCTTAATTGAAGGAGGGGTTGTTTTTAACACTTGCTCTTTGTGGCTTTTCTGCTGTTCTAGATGGTTTTTTATGTGCTTGTTTTGCCTTTGATACTTACGATGGACTTTTAAATTCTAGTAAAAGCTTCTAAAAATAAAGCTGCCAAGGAGAAAATGGAACAAGTGAGCAAGATTAAAACACTGTTTAAAGAGCATCTTGCACTGGAGATGCGCAGAATTCCAGGTAGGTTTCTGTAGTTTCCATAGCCTTGTGCACTGATGCAATGTGCTTCATGTTGGGTTGTGCAGTGAAGAGCACACAGCTTACACACTTGATCATTGGCTTAGCCCAGCTACTACATTTGTCCCTCAAATGGCAAAATATGCTAAAATGCATTTGTCTTGCAAAGAGGCCAGTGTTCCTTAATCTGTCAGTGTTCTAAGAATATGAATTGAAACTAACTTTGTATTGTGATTTTTAGTCATCATTGTGACTCTTCAGCAGAGGTAAATGGTGTTAATTACttctgtttgtgtttgttttagaCGAGCAATTACAGTTTATATTCAGACACATTGACCACAAAGATCCTGATAAGCCATACACGTGTACCATTTCCATAAATGAACAAGGGGACTATGAAGGTATGTCAATTTTGAATACTTAAGTAAGAGGACTGAATCTGACACTTCTGTTTGAAAAAAGGAGAGGAGTAAAGTGCAGTTTAATTGTAATCTTTTATCTTCCAATTGCCAAATGAAAAATCTTGCAATGGCAATAATGTTGctttaattatgtttttcttGTTAACTTACATGAAAATACCACTGCTAATGTTCACTGCCCTCCGTTTGTGGAGGTGCTGTTTACTTTGTATCAAGCAAAGCAAGAGAAGGACCATATACAGAGATGAGGATGCTTCATTTGTAGTTTGTTTCTGCTAAAGTGGGTGTGTATGCTGACAGGCATATTTCAGCTTGTTCCAAGAGCCTAGAGGGCAGAAAGGGGGTGACACAGGTGAAAGAATAAAACTTGAAATCCAGCATTCCCCTTCTGTAAGGGCACAGCCTCAAAGCTGCTTTGGCTGTATGGATCTTACTTCAGTTATGGAATTTGAGTGCTGGATAGCTTCTAGACAGATGCTACTGGGGCTCTGCCATGGCTCTAGGTATGAACTGATTTCTGGTTTTACTAATTCAGATCTAATCTATTGAAGTTAAAAGTTGTATCACATGCTGGGCTATCTCAGTTTACAATCTGCTTGCCTACAGAGCAACAAAATGGTTTAGGAATGTGTTTCAGTTTTTGAGCAGGCTATGGATTGCTGGAAATTACTGTAACAActcaggcaggagcacagcactgAGTGGGAGGTCAGTAAAGCTAAAAACGTGTTATGTTCTTTGAGGCTTTCTCTTTGCTGAAAGAAAATGAGGCTTCTCAAAAATAATGCAGGTGGGAGCAAAAACATAAAAAGATAACAAACTACATTAGTATTTCATAGGTGCAGGAAAACACTGGTATTGATTTATTCTTTTAATAATAGTCTAATATTTTGCAAATTTGTCATTTTAGTGACTTCCTGTACTCCTCCTCTGGACTGTATTGCAGAGTTACAGCTTAAACTGAGAGAAACTAacaatttttctgcatttgttgCCAACATCAGAAAAGCTTTCACTGCTTTATCATACAAACAGTCTGCATGAAGGTGGTTTGTACCTCTCCTGGCTGTAGAGCACCCTTACTCCCTTCCTGTTGCTGAAATGGTGTATTTATCCATGTCTGACTCCTAATTTCTAAATAAAGATAATGAAAGCAGTATTTTAGTCTACTGTTATCTGGACACATTTTGGATCATTCTTTGAACAAAAGTATCTCTAACTGCAGCCTTAACTGAATGTCTCTGGACAGGTAAGCTTTGATTACATGCATTAATGATGTAATGGTTTGTATTTAGCTGCCCTGGGGAGATAATAAAAATGAAGTACCTTCTGTAGTTTGTGTATCTTTTCCAAAAGCATTGATGTCTCTTTCAAGTTTCTGTGTAGTTGAAATAGACCTGaaacctattaaaaaaaaaaaatgtgctgaAGCCTAGCACTTACTTCAGTTACTTGTGTCATAGGTCATTGTCTTGATTTTTACCCTAATTTGTACTCTACAGTGTTAGCATTTCTATTCACGCTTTTCTTCTGGTCTGTTAAACTTTGTCATTGGAAATCTTTTGACGTGGCAAAGCCTGAAGTGTAATGTATTAAACTATGAAATATAGTGGTGACAGATAAATAATGTAAGTATTTTGCATCTTATCAAGAAGACTATTACTACCGCAATGCTCAGCTTTGattgaaaatattctttttctatcttgtaaagtggttttttttttaaagaatatttagAAGGAGTATTGCAACAAGAAAGGAAATGCTTAATTTGATAATATACCACAGTTCATATAAGGTGTTGACTTAAGTTCAGTCCTAGAAATTGTAGTGAATCAAAAACTAATATTATGACCTAGTCATTTAGGCATGTTTAAATCTGGTCATCAGATCTTATCTGATCTGATCAGATATTCTTAGTACAGTTGGGAATATTTCCCAGTCACATGTgaactgtattttaaataatttagttTGTCTGAACTTAACCATATAGCTTGATGGATATACCACAGACTGCACCCTCGTCTTCTAGGAGTAAAACTtaacaaaaaaagtaaaagaaataaCCTTCCATTTCTTCTTCCCTATGGGGCACAATTTGCTGTTTTCTAAGTAGTGCATCATTTTCCTTGGTGTGTCCTATTGattcttttttccttgtgttACAGCCAGTTATACACAAAGAACAGTAAAAGCTGCCAACTGATTACACTGCACTTTTGGAACTGAGTAGCAGCAGAGAATTACTAAGCATTACTATAATGACATCTCAAATAAAACAAATCCCCAGTTTCTGCTTTGTGTCGTCTCTCAGGACAAACCCTGTGTCCTCTCTGAGAATTCTGTAACTGGCAATGGTACAAAGAGGCGAGTGATGGGAGCCTGACTTCAGGGGTCTCATTGTTCATTAGTGGATTTGCTTCCTTTTCAGTCAAATTAACAGGATTTAAGTTGCAGGTATTTCTTTCAACTAATTGCTTCTACCATTAAGAGAATGCTGTAGGCATTTTTATGGATGTCAGTAGACTAGCCAGGGggttaaaaaaatgtattgagCCAGCAGTGCACTTCCCACTTGTGTCATCTCTCTGAGGCATTATGGCTGCTGTTGGCGTCTCTTCCTTGTACAGGAGCCCTTCCACAGGTGAAGCCTGTCCCTTCCAGCTTCTCTCTTAATGGCATTGCTCACATCCAGAATGACTACTCATTTTGAAACATAGCCTTGCCCTACGTGCTGTCTGTGCCAAGcacctctgtgctgctctgaaagGAAACTTCAGCAAGCTCAACCAAATAGTTTACAGCTGTAGTATGAAAGCAGAAAGACAGGCAGAACACAACCTCCTCCTTTCCATGATTTCCAATGGAGCTGTTTAATCATTAAGGGTGTACGTATTGCTCAGGCACCCTCTGTAACATATGTGATTTGATCATGTTCACAGGAGAAAGAAACTGAAATGCCTGGAGTAATGAAGACAGATGTTCAAACTTAGAgccattttctttccttgttaATCCCAGGCATAAGTAGACAGTGACAGAATGAATTTTCAAGATTGCTATGCACAGAACATAAAATATGTGACAACTACTTTATTGGAATATGCATTCTTAGAAATGATATGCTAGAGAATATGATGTGCCTGGTTATAAATGTCCTGTGCATATGTCTAAAGCAAGAAATTTGGAATATTTATTGTGTGCAATAAAAACCTTTACAACTCCTTTTGGAGCTAGAATAATGTGCCTACTTATATTTGCCAGAGCAAATCAGACAGAGATCTTACTTCCACTAAAAGAGAGCCAGGTATTCCAAAAGTGGGTTTAAGCTAAGAAAGTGTACACAATAGATGTGCTTCTTATTCTAAAATATGAGTAAAACTGGCCTGTGACTTCTATGAAACAGCCTCATTCTAGTGGAAGATCTGTCTTGACATTTTAAAACCTTTGTTTTAAATATGCAGTTAGTACTCATAGAATGCCACACACCTGGATCTGTGATGATTTGgaattttctatttctattttctatttgtTATGAAGCTTCACAATAAAGTGAGAACAAATAATAGTAAAGACAACTAGGATAACAGAACAGACTGACCCAACAGGTACAGCTATTGAGAAGCTGATGTGCTGGATAGCACACAGATACAGACTGAAATGTCCCAAAGAGCAGATGGGAAAGCTCTTGAGCTCAAAAGCAATatgcagctcagggctgtgacacaCAATCAACTAATGCTGGTGCTCCATTTATTAGCAGGATCTTAAGGCAGACATAGATTTTAATGAAGGTCAGTAAAGGCTTTTTGAATAAATCAATTTGCACAATGCTGAACATTGCTTTCCCTTTCAAAGTGCTGACCCATACTTAGCCACCAAGGGTCAAGTCTGAAATGCATGGGCTATGAACTAATGCTGACTATACAGTAAACTGCGGATGTACTGGTGCTCAGCACCGCATCAAATTTATCTCATGTTGTAAAAATCTGGGGGAAAAGCTGAATTTATGAGATACTGGAAATACACAATGAATTTAAGGATTGCTGGGAAGACAAAGTAATATTAAATGTTAATAGCATATGTATTAAATGTATTTAATCACTATCGTTTGTATGCTAGCTGGAGGTCAgatttgaaaataaatcaaattacCGTGACACTCCTGGCTAACAGAACAGTTTTTTTACACACCTATTCAAATAAGAGTGGAGGTGGTTACTCTTGGATGTTGTTAGCtatattttgaaaaacaaacaggTATGGGCTACActtgtgaaaataaaaaaagacatGGAAGTATGCTGTGCTTGTGCCATACTGTCTTCTCAAATGTGTCAATAAACTGAATTTATTCAGTACTTTGAAATTATCTAAATTAGTTTTGTCATTGTAATACCATAACATTGCTGTGAACTCACTTGGAATTTATAACTTTTAAAATGGCTTGTGAAACTTTACGTAACAAAGATAAGCATGCATAAATCAGTCCCACAGGCAGAGTAAGAGTACGTATTTTAATTATGTGAATAAGCAATACTAAATGACTGTGGTATTAGTCTTACCTTTTTGAAAGCAATAGTTGCAATTCAGTGATATGAGGCATTACTGCTAAAACAGGATTGTATGCCTGAAGGGCTGGGAGGAATGGCTCCGACTGCCAGACAGTGACACTCCATTCTTTTTATCCATATTATCCCTAATTACTCTGACAGCTCTACACACAGAAGAGCCCTTTGGAGTCTTGAGCTTATAAATAAGTTGTTGCAGTAGAAGCAGAGGCAATAAAGCCTGATTTCTTACAGATCTGTAAGAAATTCTTACAGATCTGTGGGTTTGTCCTTGAACAGTGCCATTCTCTTCACTGTGATATTCAGCTCTTTACAGTCTAAGGATCGGAGCCATAGAAGCACTCCTGAGTTATGCCAGTTtggctcctgctttgctgctgctaaagCTGCAGGACACCAGTTGCATCCTGCCTACTCTTCATCCAGTACACTGATCTGTGGTTCTCCTCTGTACCTGACTGCTGACTTTAAGTACATTATAAGGACAGGGATAACTGCCACACAATCTTCTTTTCAAATTTGGACTAATTGAGCAACACATTCAAAAGTTGTTGGGGAGACTGACAGAAGCTAAAAATAATGTTTAGTCATGCAAGTGTGTGGTGGTTTTCATATGACATTTTCATAGATATATATAAGTAGTTAAGCACTGAAATGATTAATTGAAATGAGATACAATTAGCTTCAGTgtgattttcttcctcttcagtCAAAGCATGTTGAACAATGCAAATTGCTACTGACTCACCTGTTTTGTGACTGATGGATAACTCTCTACATGGAAACATGCTCTTTGACTGACTTGCACTAGCTACTGGATCATGGGCTCAATTCTTCATTATCCATTATCTTCTACACCACAGCTTCAGCTGGAATAACTGGTTGGGCAGAGAAACAGGTCTGTTAGAACACCAGCTTTGTCGGAACACCAGCTATTTTGATTATAGAAGCATGCTACACTTCATAGTGATGGCAATTGCAATTACCTTAAAGGAATCCAGGCTTATAAGAGAAGACTGCACATATTAACCTTTTGGCTAAGTGAGGAATAGGTCGAAGTGATCTCTCACTTACACAAGAGGCTAGTAGGTGGTGCTATGCTGAGTGACAGTTTCTCCTAAAAGAAAGCTTCTGAATGTGTATTTCTAAAGAAACTCGGCTCACCTAGACTGAAAAAGACAGCTTTTCCAAAATGGGCTGAGCTGGACATTCAGAAGTTATTACCAtgcaaaatttttaattttaaatcccagaaaaatattcttttttgaTAATGACAATATTTTAGTTTGTACCAAGAGAACTTGATCTACCAACACTTCCTGTTACAGTTTCATACAAGAAATAACATAAAGTACTGCAGTGATGAACACAGCAAAGACATACTTGGATCTGTTGAAAAAGTGTTGGAGTGGGTAACAATCTTTGAGCTAAAACAATGGAAAACATTGTCTGCATCtcataaaaaaataacaaaacaaaatctaCATTTCTAATACTTATGTTTATTATGAAACTGTCTCCAAATTAAAATAGCCCACAATACTCTTGGTTCCAGAGATTTTATGAGGAATAATTATTTTCCGTattagaaaaaaccccaaacccagtcaaataaaagacaaaataacTCCCAAAGTTCCACACAATAGCTATACATGAAAGGACTCCTAGCTAGTGCATCACTGTATCCAGAACAGTGGAGTTCCTACACATCACCACATTTCTGAAAGAGTTGCTCAAGCACAGGACTGTCATGAAAACACAGGTGAAAATGTGTCATCTGCCTCACCCTGACTTGCAGCAGTCAACATGCACAGTATGGTGTGAGGGCTTGTGTAAAGTAAACCCCAGAACAGCAAAAAGCTGAAGCTCAGCAGAAGccagaaaatgtgttttgttgCACGCATTTTAAGTAATGTAAGACAgtattttttgccttttgtcTGACACATGTAATCATTGACATATGATTCCAAAACATCCTTTCATGGTATTTCCTCCAGTTTTTAATTGAAGACAATTTCAAAGATTGAGAAGTCTGTAGAGACACACTCAAACACTGTGTTTTCATTGCAACTACAATCAGAAATCTTTACAGTGTAAAGGCTGTACATGTACACCACCTTTCCAAACTTCCACTAgagctttttaaaagaaaagggaaaaaaagagtaacATTGTCTTACTGAAGTTTCCATTAGGTCTCTGTTCCAAATCAAACCCAGTCAAAACAAGTAATACAAATTCGTTTTGCTTCATGGTTTAAAGGCAACTGGAGTTTGCAGAACACTGAAGTTAGGCCTAAGAGGGTCTACATTACAGGAAGGGTAAAAAGTATTTAATACTCCTCTCCCCACAAATGTCACAGGAAATAGACAATAGGAGACATACAAAAATGAGTTGTAGCAAAGAGATTAAGAAAATACCAAAGCATCAGCTGTATAAAACCAATGGTAGCCCATATTTCTCTGAGATACAGAAGGCTGTGGTAATGAGAAAATGAATGAAATGGGCATTAGGCTTCCCACTAGAGCAGTCAGTGTAAAACACGGAGTGCCTCAATCaagcagcagtgatcagcagtGGCATGTGCTGCAGGGTCACGGCTTTCACCCTCATGTCCTGGTCAGAACCAGGAAATGATTTTCACCTGAATCAGATACAGATTTAAGACAAGAATCACTCCACTGTAAGCAAAGCTTTAGTGCATGTACTTGGTCTCAGAAAAAGCATTTGGCATTGGCAATCACATAGTCACAGAATGGTCACAGGCTGAGGCAGGAGATCTGAAGCTGTGACACCTGTACCCATTCTGCTggaatttattaaataaataacagATAGAAAAAACTACAAAAGGGCAAGAAGGAAACAGCATGGGGCACTTTGGTATTTTAATACTAGCACTACTTAACATTGACCAAGACCCAAAAGACTCCAATGTCCACCCTTGTTGTTTGATCAGGTATTTTTACCATTTTCTGCAATGTTGTTCTTAatgaaaaacaagcaaacaaaactacCAACCCAccatgtatttttcttttgatacAAAATATGCCAATATGGGAAACACCACATAAAGGGTAACCTGAATCTTATTTTACTGTAATCTGGGCTGTCAAGGAGAGAAGACAAATTCTTACTATTTACTAAGAAACtctaatttcctcatttttctacTTTGACATCTCAACCACTGTGTCATGTACTGTACTCTAAACAAGGAGCATAGAACTCAAAGACAGAGAGGTTATAGAGTACAAACTCTCATTTCTAGAATTACTAAATTACAATTCTACAAAAGGTGTGAATATAAGGAACTTTTTAAGGTCTCACATGTACCATGAACCATGCAAATAATTTCAGTCAAATCTTCTAAAACACGTGCAATCAACCTCTAAATACTCGATGACCTCCAAATGTACTTTGCAAAGCTCTTAATCAGAAAAGCAATCaaattcaaatgaaaaagaaaataattgcatGGCATTTTCTCTTCAGAGTGGAAAATGAAGCCAAACTTTTCGTACCTGCTAGTTGAAACAATGAATGAAAGCACACTGCCATGTCATTACTAAATCACTTGTTCCTTCCCGctagaggcagaaaaaaaatgtgaattcCTGATTTTTATAATAAACCTCTACCTTGCAAGATCAGTCATTGTTTAGCAAGGTTACTGAATTTCTTAAGGCTTCCTCTTACCCTATTCCCCCAAATGTGTCATTTGAATCTCTTACTTCCTTTCCAGACATATCTGTATGAAGTTTATCCTAGACTGCTAAGAACTGACTCCAAAAACCAGGATTATAGGGGATAAGTATGTAATTGGGTACAATTACATCCTGAACCGAGGTAACTGCGTACATACTTTAGCACATCACAGATGCAACTGAGTTTAAACCTCAAGGGAAGGCTTTCAATCCCAGATGCACCATTTAACAGTGGGGATCAAGGGACCTTGGCAGGCTTGAGAGGGAGGCCAATGGAAACCACAGGAAGTTCAAGCAAGCCAAGTACAAAGTCCCACTCCTGGGTTGTGGCAATCCCAGGCACTCTTACAGGCTGCGTGAAGAATTGATTGAGAGCGACCTTGTGGAGAGACTTGGGGTGATGATTGGTGAAAAACTCAACGTGAGCCATCAGTGTGCACTCGCAGCCCACAAAGCCAAATGTATCCTGGCAGCCATCCAGAGgactgtgggcagcagggcaggggaggggattctgtccctctgctctcgTGGGACTCCACCCAGAGTACTGCAGCCAGTTCTGGGGCCCCCAATATAAGAAAGACACAGAACTGCTGAAGCACATCCAGAAAAGGGTCATGAAGTTGATAAGAGGATTGGAGCAAAACGGAGAAAAGTTTAGGTTAgttattagaaagaaattctttacttcAGGGGTGGTAAAATACTGAACAAAATGCCTAGGGAAGCTATGGATGCCCCAACCCTGGCactgttcaaggccaggttttATAAGGtcttgagcaacctggtctagtatGAAGTGTCCCCGCTCATGGCAGGGGGGCTGGGACTaaatgatcttcaaggtcccctCTAACCCTTAACAATCTAAGATTCTGTGATACCCTAACAGCATACGTAGTGATGGTAAATAATCTCAAGGGCTGTAGCCTTGACTCTACATCTGAATGAACATTACAGAGCATTGCTGAAGAGGACCAACAGGGACTAAAGGCCTCTGGCACAGGGATCGTCGTTGGGGACTGCTCTATGCCCTGGTATCACCAACATTGCAGTGTGGTCTATGTTGTGCATG is part of the Passer domesticus isolate bPasDom1 chromosome 10, bPasDom1.hap1, whole genome shotgun sequence genome and harbors:
- the SPC25 gene encoding kinetochore protein Spc25; the encoded protein is MGNAQAEDEVALFERDMKEFWIQFKISYGTEQNNQTSALRDLCKETLEALSEKWSKKLKEEDVMIDKIHEYNNEILQQSKYVAEKEEELTEIKSKLSQEQEQQKNLTDSIQELKEELMKKMEIKASKNKAAKEKMEQVSKIKTLFKEHLALEMRRIPDEQLQFIFRHIDHKDPDKPYTCTISINEQGDYEVTSCTPPLDCIAELQLKLRETNNFSAFVANIRKAFTALSYKQSA